The window CTCTGTACCGGTTTCATATTCACCACGGCCCTGCCACCCGCCGTGGTCGCGGGTTGCATTGCGAGCGTCGAACACCTCAAGGCCAGCAACACCGAGCGAGAGGCACTGCACGCCAAAACCCGCTACCTGCGCGATCAATTGCAGATGCGCGGTATCCCGGTCATGCCCTGCTCGACCACGCACGTACTGCCAGTGCTGATCGGTCAAGGCGCGTTGTGCAAGGCGGCTGCCGAACGTCTGCTGTATTCGCACTCCGTGTATTTGCAGCCGATCAATTCGCCTTCCGTACCGATTGGTACAGAGCGCTTTCGAGTGAACGTGACGCCGAATCACTCTGAGGCGCAGATCGAACATTTGGCTGCCGCGCTGCAAGAGACATTCCTGCATTTCAATATTCCGCTGGCGCCCGGCTTCGAACTCAGAGGTGTCGCGTGAGCCGTAGCGAGCCAATTGTCGTTCGCCAAGCAACGAGCGAACATTTCGACGCGGTCATTGAGCTCAGAGCGCTGTTGCTTGAAGGCTCGGAGGCCAGCTATGCCTGCACCTCCGTCGAAGAAAAGAAACTCTGGCGAGCGACCTATAAAGCCTGGCTGCACGACGTGCTCGGCAGTTCGCCGTCAACCCGTCTGCTGGTCGCGCTCAACGGTGACCAGGTGGTCGGCTGCGTCACCGGTTTTGTTGATCGTCGAGCGCCCGGGCCTGACTGCATCAATGGTTTGTGCGGCTGGGTGCAATCGATGGTCGTGCTGCCGGCGTTCCGTTCTCAGGGACTTTCGCGGATGTTGATGGCGTCACTCATGAACTGGTTCGACTCGATGCAAGTCGGCAAGGTCGTGCTGCAGGCGACCCCGGCAGCGGAACCCCTTTACCAGCGAATGGGTTATCGCCGCAGCTCGGAATACGTCTGGGCCTGGCAGGCACGGGAGCAATGCGCATGAACATCCTGATTATCGGATTGGGCTATGCGGGCAAACGCTTTCAGCGGGCATTTGAGCGATTGAGCCAAGACTACGAAGTCAAGCTCTCCTATTGCTCGCGGCGAGAAAAGAACAGCCGTCTGCCCTACTACGCCAATCTTCAAGATGCACTGCGTGAACTGCAGCCGGAGATCGTCGTGGTCAGTGCCAACGACATCAACCATGCCGAAGTCTTGACCGATCTGGCCGGCTACACCGGTTTCATCATCTGTGAAAAGCCGATGCTGACCTCCCGGGACGACCTCTTGACCATCAGCAAAGGCCTGCGTCACGTCAGTGGTTTTGCGCTGGACCTGGTTGAGCGCTATTCAGAAGCGACTGCGCGCCTCAAGCAACTGGCTGAAAGTAATGACTGGCAGTTGTTGCGCTCAAGTTTTCATTGGGGCAAAGACCGCATCAACGACTACCGCCCGACCTGCGGTGTGGTCAGTGAGGTCATCCATGCGCTGGATCTCGTCAGCTGGATCTGCCCTTCGCCCTCCCCGCTCAAACTGCAACATGCCATAGGTGTCAGGTCGGACTTCTCGATTTCCGGCAACGATGTACTCGACACGGTGATGTTCACCGCCGACCTCGGCGGTGCAGCAGTGGCAGGCTACGCGAGCTTTGTGAACATTCACCGGCAACGCACGGTGGATTTCACATTCGCCGATCCAGCCGGGCAGATCATCCACTCAAGGCTTGAGTTCGACGAACCGGATTGGGACAGCGACCACCTGCGCATCTGGACGCGAGATGAGCGCGGGGCAATTGTCGAGATCGAGCAACGCAGCTATCAGAGCGCATCCGACCCATCGACCGCGACGATCCTCAAACTCAGCCGTCTGTGCCGGGATGTCTTGCGTTTTGTCGCCGACAGCGAGCAGCCCCTGCAACCCTTCGCGGGCCTGGGGACGACGATAGAACTGCAAACGCTGCTCAATGAAATCGACACCCAGTCATTGACCGCCAGCGCGGTCCAGTATGTCCAGTCGGGCATGCGCACCCTCATACCAGAAGACGCTGACCTAGAAAGTCTCGGCTAAAGAATTGAACAAGGAGTTTTAATATGTGTGGTATTGCCGGATGGCTTTCTTTTGGCCAGGACCTGATTCACCAACAACCGACGCTCGAACGCATGACTATGACCATGGCCAACCGTGGGCCGGACGCGGGTGGCATCTGGATCGATGGCCCTGTGGGCCTGGGCCATCGTCGCCTGTCTATCATCGACCTGGAAGGCGGTCGCCAACCGATGCTTGCGCGTAACGCCGGCACAGTTGCAGCGGCCATCACTTACAGCGGTGAGGTGTACAACTTCCGCGAATTGCGTAACGAACTGCTCAGCCGTGGGCATCAGTTCGAAACCCAGAGCGACACCGAAGTCGTGTTGCGAGCGTACGTTGAATGGGGCGTGGCGTTTACCGAACACCTTAACGGCATGTATGCCTTTGCAATCTGGGATATGCACACGCAAACCCTGCATCTGATCCGTGACCGGATGGGTGTCAAACCGCTGTATTACTTCGAGACCGCAGACGGGGTGATTTTCGGCTCCGAGCCCAAGGCGCTGCTCGCCAATCCGCTGGTGCCGCGCAATGTCGGTGCAGACGGCCTGCGCGAAATTTTCGAAATGGTCAAAACCCCCGGCCAGGCGATCTTTGAAGGCATGCGCGAAGTGCTGCCCGGTGAGTTTGTTTCCATCAATCGCAATGGCCTTAAACGTCATTGCTACTGGAAACTGGAGGCGAAAGAACACACCGACAGCCTCCAACAAACCATCAAGCACACCCGCGATTTGCTCGAAGACATCGTCGACCGCCAGATCGTCGCGGACGTGCCTTTGTGCAGCCTGCTGTCGGGTGGCCTCGACTCCTCCATCATCACCGCACTGGCCTCGAAAAAGCTGCTGGCGGCCGGCAAGGAAAACATTCGCTCGTTCTCGCTTGATTTCATCGATCACGGCGGCGGTTTCACCAGTGATGCGGTGCGCGGTACACCGGATGCGCCTTTCGTCAAAGACCTGGTCCAGAAGATCCGTTCCACTCACGGTGAGATCCTCCTCGACAGCCGCGACATGGCCGACCCGGAGCTTCGTACCAAGATCATTCAGGCACTCGACTTGCCGCCGGCGTTCTGGGGCGACATGTGGCCTTCGCTCTATCGCCTCTTCGAAGAAGTCCGTCGGCACTCGACCGTTGCGCTGTCCGGCGAGTCCGCCGACGAAGTCTTCGGTGGCTATCGCTGGTTCCATGATCCGGATGCGATCCAGGCAGACACCTTCCCTTGGCTGACGTCGGTAACCGGCAAGTATTTCGACGGCAAACCGCTGTTCGCCAAAGGGCTGATGGAAAAACTGTCGATGAACGAGTTCGTCGCCGACTCCTATCAGCAAGCGCTGCGTGACGTACCGGTGCTGCCGGGTGAAAGCGCGACGGATCGGCGGATGCGCGAGATGACGTACGTGAACCTGACACGTTTCGTGCAAACCCTGCTGGACCGCAAGGATCGCATGAGCATGGCCGTCGGCCTCGAAGTCCGCGTGCCGTTCTGTGATCACCGCCTGGTCGAGTACGCCTTCAACATTCCTTGGGAAATCAAGGCGTTCGACGGCCGCGAGAAAAGCATTTTGCGCGCAGCGACCCGCGACCTGCTCCCGGCCTCGATTTCTGATCGGGTGAAAAGTCCGTACCCGTCGACCCAGGATCCAGCCTATGAAGCCGTGTTGCGCGCAGACCTCGCCGCCATCATGGCTGATCCGAATGCGCCGGTTCGAGCCCTGCTCGACAACCAGCAAGTCGGCGCCACCCTTGCCCGTCATCTGGGCGACAACTCGCCTATGTACGATCGCATGGGCATGGAGTTGGCGGTTGGACTCAACGCGTGGCTCACCGAGTACGACGTCAACCTGGTGATCTGATCACACCCGGGGCTGCGGAGTCAGCCCCCTGCCTTGCACAAGGAGTAACTTATGTCCAAAACAATACCGGCCCCCGTTTACCTCATCGCGATCGGCGCTTTTGCGCTGGGGATGGCGTCTTACGTCACCGCTGGCCTGATCCCGATGATCGAACAGGCCTTTGATGTACAGGTCGCCGTCGCAGCACAACTGGTCACGGCGTTCACCCTTGCTTACGGCATTGGTTCGCCAGTCTTCGTGGCGATGTTGCCTGCACAGCGCCAGCGATTTGGTTTGTTGGTCGCATTGGCGTTGTTCGTTGCGGCCAACGTCGCCAGTGCCCTGGTCGACGATTTTGTCGCCCTGTTGGTGTGTCGAGCCGTTGCAGGCATCGGCGCCGGCGTCTATCTGGCCACCGGCATCGCCGCATCGGCGGCGGTTTCAGCTCCGGAACTGAGAGGCAAGGCGATTGCCGTGATCATGGGCGGTATGGCCAGCGGCACGGTACTTGGGGTGCCTGTCAGTCTGCTGCTCGCCGAGCAGTTCGGTTGGCAGATGGCCCTGTGGCTGGTGGCTTTCCTCGGCCTGATTTCATGGCTGGGCCTGCTGATCAAACTGCCGGCGATCTCTGCCGGACCGGCGATGCCGATCAGCCGCAAACTGGCCCTGCTGGGCGACCGTAACGTGATGACCATTCTCCTGGTTTCGCTGCTGGCGGCGGTCGCGAGTCTCGGCATGTACACCTTCATGGTGCCGTTGATGGCGGACCCGGCCTATGGCGGTGTCAACAACATCACGCCGTATCTGTGGGTCTGGGGGCTGGGTGGTGTGGCGGGCAGTTT of the Pseudomonas sp. Seg1 genome contains:
- a CDS encoding GNAT family N-acetyltransferase, producing MSRSEPIVVRQATSEHFDAVIELRALLLEGSEASYACTSVEEKKLWRATYKAWLHDVLGSSPSTRLLVALNGDQVVGCVTGFVDRRAPGPDCINGLCGWVQSMVVLPAFRSQGLSRMLMASLMNWFDSMQVGKVVLQATPAAEPLYQRMGYRRSSEYVWAWQAREQCA
- a CDS encoding Gfo/Idh/MocA family oxidoreductase; this translates as MNILIIGLGYAGKRFQRAFERLSQDYEVKLSYCSRREKNSRLPYYANLQDALRELQPEIVVVSANDINHAEVLTDLAGYTGFIICEKPMLTSRDDLLTISKGLRHVSGFALDLVERYSEATARLKQLAESNDWQLLRSSFHWGKDRINDYRPTCGVVSEVIHALDLVSWICPSPSPLKLQHAIGVRSDFSISGNDVLDTVMFTADLGGAAVAGYASFVNIHRQRTVDFTFADPAGQIIHSRLEFDEPDWDSDHLRIWTRDERGAIVEIEQRSYQSASDPSTATILKLSRLCRDVLRFVADSEQPLQPFAGLGTTIELQTLLNEIDTQSLTASAVQYVQSGMRTLIPEDADLESLG
- the asnB gene encoding asparagine synthase (glutamine-hydrolyzing), with protein sequence MCGIAGWLSFGQDLIHQQPTLERMTMTMANRGPDAGGIWIDGPVGLGHRRLSIIDLEGGRQPMLARNAGTVAAAITYSGEVYNFRELRNELLSRGHQFETQSDTEVVLRAYVEWGVAFTEHLNGMYAFAIWDMHTQTLHLIRDRMGVKPLYYFETADGVIFGSEPKALLANPLVPRNVGADGLREIFEMVKTPGQAIFEGMREVLPGEFVSINRNGLKRHCYWKLEAKEHTDSLQQTIKHTRDLLEDIVDRQIVADVPLCSLLSGGLDSSIITALASKKLLAAGKENIRSFSLDFIDHGGGFTSDAVRGTPDAPFVKDLVQKIRSTHGEILLDSRDMADPELRTKIIQALDLPPAFWGDMWPSLYRLFEEVRRHSTVALSGESADEVFGGYRWFHDPDAIQADTFPWLTSVTGKYFDGKPLFAKGLMEKLSMNEFVADSYQQALRDVPVLPGESATDRRMREMTYVNLTRFVQTLLDRKDRMSMAVGLEVRVPFCDHRLVEYAFNIPWEIKAFDGREKSILRAATRDLLPASISDRVKSPYPSTQDPAYEAVLRADLAAIMADPNAPVRALLDNQQVGATLARHLGDNSPMYDRMGMELAVGLNAWLTEYDVNLVI
- a CDS encoding MFS transporter codes for the protein MSKTIPAPVYLIAIGAFALGMASYVTAGLIPMIEQAFDVQVAVAAQLVTAFTLAYGIGSPVFVAMLPAQRQRFGLLVALALFVAANVASALVDDFVALLVCRAVAGIGAGVYLATGIAASAAVSAPELRGKAIAVIMGGMASGTVLGVPVSLLLAEQFGWQMALWLVAFLGLISWLGLLIKLPAISAGPAMPISRKLALLGDRNVMTILLVSLLAAVASLGMYTFMVPLMADPAYGGVNNITPYLWVWGLGGVAGSFLVGPLVDRIKGPMLTFLILVILSVSLLALPAAAAVTPWLAMIPIAVWGAVGWALQVPQNNELIAARDHKGDGNLAVALNESALYLGSAMGAAAGGFILLLQMPGWTLAISAGAVSVVAALLQLVHLRNRRTHAVNGAPRVSAQ